A genomic window from Silene latifolia isolate original U9 population chromosome Y, ASM4854445v1, whole genome shotgun sequence includes:
- the LOC141632191 gene encoding uncharacterized protein LOC141632191 yields the protein MTEYFSKWIDADSFKTLVVCAESNINLVSSTSVYPKANGQAESSNKVVINYLKKKLKRRRGRWAEELPLVLWADRTTPKTSTGQTPYSLVHGCDAVILAEARVPNSRDSLNTIEANYSLMQDSLVLTEEFRDAAKTRIESYQQALARSDNKNVKIRVFREGDPVLQKNNTAVPCPDELKIQYYF from the exons atgactgaatACTTTTCCAAGTGGATAGATGCTGATTCATTCAA AACCTTGGTTGTCTGTGCTGAATCGAATATCAACCTTGTATCATCAACCTCTGTCTATCCAAAAGCAAACGGTCAGGCTGAGTCAAGTAACAAAGTAGTCATCAATTACTTGAAgaagaagctgaaaagaagacggGGCAGATGGGCAGAAGAGCTTCCATTAGTGCTATGGGCAGATAGAACAACTCCAAAAACTTCAACtggccaaacaccttattctttgGTGCATGGTTGTGACGCAGTCATCCTTGCAGAAGCACGTGTGCCAAACTCAAGAGATAGCCTGAACACCATAGAAGCAAATTACAGCCTGATGCAAGACAGCCTAgtcctgacagaagaattcaGAGATGCCGCCAAAACTAGGATAGAATCATATCAACAAGCATTAGCAAGAAGCGATAATAAAAATGTCAAGATAAGAGTTTTCAGAGAAGGGGACCCTGTCCTACAAAAA AATAATACAGCTGTACCTTGTCCTGATGAGCTAAAAATCCAATACTACTTCTAA